A genome region from Anopheles stephensi strain Indian chromosome 2, UCI_ANSTEP_V1.0, whole genome shotgun sequence includes the following:
- the LOC118505295 gene encoding ubiquitin carboxyl-terminal hydrolase 32 isoform X1, protein MGAKDSKPSCISYEEAVKRVTDSELRRIKDAFKRSAGTSGSVLSKCAFMQDVLGDGVPSVVADWLYTACGGTAKGIAFKELLCGLVLLTKGTQDEKIKFLWTLYCNESGTHILKQEFHKAIQIETTYQSNATNSTNSNNNTTNCSNNNNSNNNNQSVVNRNNHQHQQQQFQLSRFQVSLFGQNDRVTFEQFKSWIQMHRGATALSKWLLQDACVNLSSELETPTFYQSLAGVTHLEEQDIGDLEKVFWLLKGAAVTGQLDLESLGPLVSPPVPKAALGGVFVAFDENHDGHIDFKELCCGVSAACRGPSVERSKFCFKVFDIDRDGVLSFVEIRQMIDILLSVAREANASVYRNLNHERVLAELYRRATQGSEGKETASEASGTPLEGGVSAANIPEFKFTQEDFLIWSIESSSNLVQPFLDLLFEVCHIVLGLRPQCRHLEGDIVRGWLSREVRRGYKVGQFWYLISSDWWQHWSQYTQLSSPSSSCVHCKTTGTSYASNRVSASAAGGMPNGGNVTSTGTVDEAMICDESFTSNSTESMGDLLGTGDSSSLGSGSSGISYGRHAGSAPGPIDNSCLIAPNIYKQIPTLTGEGGRLKRDLTLVQHRDFELVPDSLWKALAQWYGGPLPLPRQVIQPHSIGDVELELYPLNLRILRHQSQPVQHQQQHGQMAGSSAWASMSGGYGALTTGNYPTSVSSVPAVMHPPKKYLAYTAAFSRLATIKQVAEFLCQRLKLKPEDIRLWHLVPTPTGISEFPYLLEEDQLTLHELSIGDSDQILLEIRNKDLTWPEELGSLALSQGTGSTSMERRGTIASISSQHPPGATGLHNLGNTCFMNAALQVLFNTQPLTQYFIQKKHLYELNTTNKMGTKGQLVLRYAELLRDVWTASTRSIAPLKLRFCVTKHAPQFSGGGQHDSQELLDWLLDSLHEDLNRVMEKPYTELKDSDGRSDVIVATEAWSQHHARNQSIIVDLFYGQLKSKVTCQGCGRDSVRFDPFSLLSLPLPVENYTYCEVLVMLLDGSVPVRYGLRLNSEMKYWDLKKHLSDLCGLEPDQMLICELSNSQIRLILPNELRIKPSTACELYAYELPKTDSVLRSRAGSELGINIEKGLKDIQRNQALLLPSLDPHQLTTSSINTTISSTSSSTSSSSSSSSTATTDDTAAITGRKAGSAGFGGSKPLTNGVHYNGSGAGGGGGASGGGGVDGGNGATMANRRTSATSKVSRCFGNTLCMPPNMLCFKHIPEISTSPDSTFVYGAGQYSELAAGYGGNTNSVISHQQHHHSQPTKDPNRSKTISTTNLLNNTDNNGWSSSGGGNGGVGCDLSNTHHLHHPYECTDCDNIYMSEDMPSYGDQQQQQQQQGDAISLSAISKRPQGHGFAGGQRKTNYLIAVHRKLSRQDTYFLSHHKSKPGLFGVPLLIPCYDGVTNKELYCSVWLQVARLLSPLPPTPPDQSNHATDCDDSLGYDFPFTLRAVGSGGRMCALCPWSRFCRGCEIPCNDEPLLQGLICSAPGSTSNSSTPNLSSREQTPTLRRKGYAASSSGSSSLDGTTNHQQQPSSSMGTVPTASSASPAATLQSSINARSIQIAIDWDPTALHLRYQSTRERLWTVHESVSICRKQQTEPVDLDHCLRAFTSEEKLEQWYHCSHCKQKKPATKKLQIWKLPPILIVHLKRFNYVSGKWVKSQKVVNFPYEDFDPTPYLASVPQETILRHRDLLEGIGAGPRGDGRNRDCHEEFVEFDREMSMIDEASDELSLSSLRINGAKDSEAGGEDDGEEDGLGGVPRTSIITPAIVGSNHVASARQTQDSDGVVLGGASSSGSHENSPASCSSVRVKSACSVRSSDSTRRQRLVSTSLTKTPIIDGELTDFHKHHLKPECDAFELKYQLYAAVCHSGMLNGGHYISYAANPNGSWYCYNDSSCREIPTRPKIDPSTAYLLFYERRDLDYGPYLPKVDGKQLPSEGLLDIDDSDNDLKKMCTLM, encoded by the exons atTTCTTTGGACGCTGTACTGCAACGAGTCGGGCACGCATATACTCAAACAAGAGTTCCACAAAGCCATACAAATAGAAACGACCTACCAAAGCAATGCCACCAAtagcaccaacagcaacaacaacaccaccaactgtagcaataacaataatagtaataataacaATCAATCGGTAGTGAATAGGAACAatcatcagcaccagcagcaacagttccAGTTGAGCCGGTTTCAGGTGTCACTGTTCGGCCAGAACGATCGAGTCACGTTTGAGCAGTTCAAGTCGTGGATACAGATGCACCGCGGTGCGACGGCCTTATCCAAGTGGTTGCTGCAGGACGCGTGCGTCAACCTCAGTTCCGAGCTAGAAACCCCTACCTTTTACCAGAGTTTGGCCGGAGTCACTCACCTGGAAGAGCAGGATATCGGTGATCTGGAAAAGGTGTTCTGGTTGCTTAAGGGTGCTGCCGTTACGGGGCAGCTAGATTTGGAATCGCTCGGGCCGCTGGTCAGTCCACCTGTTCCGAAAGCCGCCCTCGGTGGAGTGTTTGTAGCGTTCGACGAGAACCACGATGGGCACATCGATTTCAAGGAGTTGTGCTGTGGTGTGAGTGCCGCCTGCCGAGGACCGAGCGTGGAGCGTagcaagttttgttttaaagtaTTCGACATCGATCGTGATGGAGTGCTGAGCTTTGTGGAGATCAGGCAGATGATCGACATACTGCTGTCGGTGGCGCGCGAAGCAAATGCCAGCGTGTATCGGAATCTGAACCACGAACGAGTGCTTGCGGAGCTGTATCGCCGAGCAACGCAGGGAAGTGAGGGTAAAGAGACCGCCAGCGAGGCCAGCGGAACGCCTCTGGAGGGTGGGGTTAGCGCAGCGAACATCCCGGAGTTTAAGTTTACGCAGGAAGATTTCCTGATCTGGAGCATTGAGAGCAGTTCGAATTTGGTTCAACCATTCCTCGACCTTCTGTTTGAAGTTTGTCACATTGTGCTTGGGCTGCGTCCCCAGTGCCGTCATCTCGAGGGTGACATAGTTCGTGGTTGGCTTTCGCGCGAAGTTCGTCGGGGGTATAAGGTTGGACAGTTTTGGTATTTAATATCATCGGACTGGTGGCAGCACTGGTCCCAGTACACCCAACTTTCATCACCCAGCTCTTCCTGCGTGCATTGCAAAACCACGGGGACCAGTTACGCGAGCAATCGCGTCAGTGCCAGTGCTGCAGGTGGCATGCCCAACGGAGGTAACGTTACTAGCACCGGAACGGTGGATGAGGCAATGATCTGTGATGAAAGCTTTACGTCCAATTCGACCGAGAGTATGGGCGATTTGCTGGGTACGGGGGATTCATCTAGTCTGGGCTCGGGAAGTAGTGGAATTTCGTACGGTCGGCACGCCGGCAGTGCGCCCGGTCCGATCGATAACAGCTGTCTTATAGCGCCGAACATTTACAAGCAAATACCGACTCTTACCGGCGAAGGTGGTCGCTTGAAGCGGGATCTTACCCTGGTGCAGCACCGAGACTTTGAGCTAGTGCCGGATTCACTGTGGAAGGCGCTGGCGCAATGGTACGGTGGTCCGCTGCCCTTGCCAAGGCAGGTCATTCAACCGCACAGTATTGGCGATGTCGAATTGGAGCTGTACCCGTTGAACTTGAGGATACTGCGCCATCAAAGCCAGCCggtacagcatcagcaacagcatgGACAGATGGCCGGCAGTAGTGCGTGGGCCAGCATGTCCGGAGGGTACGGCGCACTCACGACCGGAAACTATCCAACGTCGGTTTCGTCGGTACCGGCTGTCATGCATCCGCCGAAGAAGTATCTCGCTTACACGGCCGCCTTCAGCCGATTGGCAACCATCAAGCAGGTAGCCGAGTTCCTATGCCAAAGATTGAAGTTAAAACCGGAAGACATTCGGCTCTGGCATCTCGTTCCAACGCCGACTGGAATCAGCGAATTTCCCTACCTACTGGAGGAAGACCAGCTGACGCTGCACGAGCTATCGATTGGAGATAGCGATCAGATCCTGCTAGAGATTCGTAACAAGGATCTCACCTGGCCAGAGGAGCTTGGTTCGCTAGCACTATCGCAGGGCACCGGCAGCACCAGTATGGAGCGAAGAGGAACCATTGCGTCAATCTCATCGCAACATCCTCCGGGTGCGACGGGACTGCACAATCTGGGCAACACGTGCTTCATGAACGCTGCCCTGCAGGTTCTCTTCAACACGCAGCCACTCACGCAGTACTTCATCCAAAAGAAGCATCTGTACGAGCTGAACACAACGAACAAGATGGGCACGAAGGGACAGCTGGTGCTTCGGTACGCTGAGCTGTTGCGCGATGTTTGGACAGCTTCGACGCGTTCTATCGCTCCGTTGAAGCTGCGTTTTTGTGTAACGAAGCACGCGCCGCAGTTTTCGGGCGGTGGACAGCACGATTCACAGGAGCTGCTGGATTGGCTGTTAGATTCGCTGCACGAGGATTTGAATCGGGTGATGGAGAAACCGTACACGGAGTTGAAGGATTCGGACGGACGTTCGGATGTGATCGTGGCGACGGAAGCATGGAGTCAGCATCACGCTCGCAACCAAAGCATCATCGTGGACCTGTTTTATGGACAGCTAAAATCGAAAGTAACCTGCCAGGGTTGTGGCAGAGATTCGGTGCGGTTCGATCCGTTCAGTCTGCTAAGTCTGCCGTTGCCCGTGGAGAACTATACGTACTGCGAGGTACTCG TGATGCTGCTGGATGGCTCCGTACCGGTAAGGTATGGTCTGCGGTTGAATTCGGAAATGAAATATTGGGATCTGAAGAAACATCTGAGCGATCTGTGTGGACTTGAGCCGGACCAAATGTTAATCTGCGAACTGTCCAACTCGCAAATTCGACTTATACTGCCCAACGAGCTACGAATAAAGCCGAGCACCGCATGCGAGTTGTATGCGTACGAGCTGCCAAAGACCGACAGTGTGCTCCGATCTCGGGCCGGCTCCGAGTTGGGCATTAACATCGAGAAGGGGCTCAAGGATATACAGCGGAATCAAG CTCTTCTACTACCATCATTAGACCCGCACCAGCTAACGACAAGCTCGATCAACACCACGATCTCGTCGACATCGTCGTCcacgtcctcctcctcctcctcctcctcgacGGCCACGACAGACGATACGGCGGCCATCACCGGACGCAAGGCGGGATCCGCCGGGTTCGGCGGATCGAAACCATTGACGAACGGAGTGCACTACAATGGTAGTGGTGCAGGCGGCGGAGGCGgcgccagcggaggaggaggtgtCGATGGCGGCAATGGAGCGACGATGGCTAACCGCAGGACCTCGGCCACGTCGAAGGTAAGCCGGTGCTTTGGCAACACACTCTGCATGCCCCCGAATATGTTGTGCTTCAAG CACATTCCGGAGATCAGCACCAGTCCCGACAGCACGTTCGTGTATGGCGCCGGGCAGTACAGCGAGCTCGCGGCCGGGTACGGCGGCAATACGAACAGTGTTATCagccatcagcagcatcatcattcgCAGCCAACGAAAGATCCGAACCGATCGAAAACGATATCGACGACAAATTTGTTAAACAACACCGATAACAATGGTTGGAGCAGCAGCGGCGGTGGCAATGGTGGCGTTGGGTGCGACCTATCGAACACGCACCATCTGCATCATCCGTACGAGTGTACCGACTGCGATAATATCTACATGAGCGAGGACATGCCGTCGTACGgtgatcagcagcagcagcagcagcagcagggagaTGCGATAAGTCTAAGTGCAATTAGCAAGCGACCGCAGGGGCACGGGTTCGCGGGTGGCCAGCGGAAGACTAACTACCTGATTGCGGTTCATCGGAAGCTTAGTCGGCAGGACACGTACTTCCTTTCGCATCACAAATCGAAACCGGGCCTGTTCGGTGTGCCACTGCTGATTCCCTGCTACGACGGGGTCACCAACAAAGAGCTGTACTGCTCCGTATGGTTGCAGGTGGCCCGTTTGCTCAGTCCACTGCCTCCGACGCCTCCCGACCAATCAAACCACGCTACCGACTG TGATGATAGTCTAGGGTACGATTTTCCGTTCACGTTGCGAGCGGTAGGAAGCGGCGGCCGCATGTGTGCCCTCTGCCCGTGGTCACGTTTCTGTCGTGGTTGCGAGATCCCGTGCAATGACGAGCCTTTGCTGCAGGGGCTGATTTGTTCGGCACCCGGTTCCACAA GTAACAGTTCCACACCAAATCTATCTTCGCGCGAGCAAACACCGACCCTGCGACGGAAGGGCTATGCGGCAAGCTCGTCGGGCAGTTCGTCGCTAGATGGGACCACcaaccatcagcagcaaccgtcgtcgtcgatggGAACAGTGCCAACAGCGTCGTCTGCGTCACCGGCAGCCACGTTGCAAAGCTCCATCAATGCACGGTCGATCCAGATTGCCATCGATTGGGATCCGACGGCGCTCCACTTACGCTACCAAAGCACGCGCGAACGG CTGTGGACCGTGCACGAGTCGGTGTCCATCTGCCGCAAACAGCAAACCGAACCGGTCGATCTGGATCACTGTCTGCGGGCGTTTACCTCAGAAGAGAAGCTCGAGCAATGGTACCACTGCTCGCACTGTAAACAGAAAAAGCCTGCCACTAAAAAGCTGCAGATCTGGAAACTACCTCCCATTTTG ATCGTGCATCTGAAGCGCTTCAACTACGTCAGCGGTAAATGGGTAAAGTCGCAAAAGGTGGTCAACTTCCCGTACGAAGACTTTGACCCAACGCCTTACCTTGCTTCCGTGCCGCAGGAAACGATTCTGCGCCATCGGGATCTGCTCGAAGGCATCGGTGCTGGTCCGCGCGGTGACGGGCGCAACCGGGACTGCCACGAAGAGTTCGTCGAGTTCGATCGGGAAATGTCCATGATCGATGAAGCAAGCGATGAGCTTTCACTGTCCTCGCTGCGGATAAACGGAGCGAAGGATAGCGAAGCGGGCGGCGAAGATGACGGCGAAGAGGACGGTTTGGGTGGCGTTCCGCGGACCAGTATTATCACGCCGGCCATCGTTGGTTCGAATCATGTGGCAAGCGCCCGTCAGACTCAAGACAGCGACGGGGTGGTGTTGGGCGGTGCTAGCTCCTCAGGCAGTCATGAAAACAGTCCCGCATCCTGTTCGTCCGTACGGGTAAAGTCGGCATGCTCGGTGCGGAGCAGCGATTCGACTCGCCGGCAGCGGTTAGTGTCTACCAGTCTCACGAAGACACCCATCATCGATGGAGAGCTGACGGATTTCCACAAACACCATCTGAAGCCCGAATGTGATGCATTCGAGTTGAAGTACCAGCTTTATGCTGCTGTG TGTCATTCCGGTATGCTTAACGGTGGCCATTACATCTCCTACGCGGCCAACCCGAACGGATCGTGGTACTGTTACAACGATAGCTCGTGCCGGGAGATACCTACCCGGCCGAAAATCGATCCCAGCACGGCCTACTTGCTGTTTTACGAGCGGCGCGATCTTGACTACGGACCGTACCTACCGAAGGTGGACGGGAAGCAGCTGCCGAGCGAAGGCCTTCTCGACATCGATGACAGTgataatgatttaaaaaagatgTGTACGCTCATGTAA